A single Perognathus longimembris pacificus isolate PPM17 chromosome 17, ASM2315922v1, whole genome shotgun sequence DNA region contains:
- the Cxcl16 gene encoding C-X-C motif chemokine 16 isoform X1 has translation MSRRRSLSLPRTPHSFLRYLQPPPLFEGKYLVVRGGGVVTSGLPEPTARPEARRSGHASSGHAPGRATLPPAALGAVPTPRVAGRRPSDPAGGLAGCHGVEVRAGEGRTSLSRWPRAERHHYIGDGNEGSVFGSCPCDKKILSAPRPELMDHIRKYLKAYNHCPSYVRFHLHSQKVCGGSKEPWVQELMSCLDRKECGSAHKKRLTDQKHLPPTSTPIPEPTEAASPDKSTLAQTQHTQQSTLPPGPLPLDNQFTLLCETTTPTSTYSLGARPEAVGNHKQQEEKGAATAGTSAVVPVLSLLAIAFILTGVLLFVLCKRRKQSKEYSSDLQLQYTLVTPNSNTPEPRMEA, from the exons ATGAGCCGCAGAAGATCTCTGTCCCTTCCCCGGACGCCCCACTCCTTTCTCCGGTACCTGCAGCCGCCACCACTTTTCGAAGGTAAATACCTCGTGGTAAGGGGTGGTGGCGTCGTGACGTCAGGGCTGCCCGAGCCCACCGCCCGCCCGGAGGCCCGCCGCTCAGGCCACGCCTCCTCAGGCCACGCCCCCGGGAGAGCCACGCTCCCGCCCGCTGCCCTGGGGGCGGTGCCCACACCACGCGTGGCGGGGCGCAGGCCTAGCGACCCTGCGGGCGGACTCGCGGGATGCCATGGGGTCGAAGTCCGGGCCGGGGAAGGGAGGACATCCTTGAGCAGGTGGCCGCGAGCGGAGCGCCATCATTACATAG GAGATGGCAACGAGGGCAGCGTCTTCGGAAGTTGTCCCTGCGATAAGAAGATCCTTTCTGCCCCTCGACCAGAGTTAATGGATCATATCCGAAAATACCTGAAAGCCTACAATCACTGTCCATCCTATGTCAG GTTCCACCTCCATTCCCAGAAAGTTTGTGGAGGCAGCaaagagccctgggttcaagaatTGATGAGCTGCTTAGATCGCAAAG AATGTGGAAGTGCTCATAAGAAGAGGCTGACTGACCAGAAGCATCTGCCTCCCACCAGCACCCCAATTCCTGAGCCCACAGAGGCAGCATCTCCAGATAAGAGCACTCTTGCCCAGACTCAGCATACTCAGCAGTCTACCCTCCCACCAGGGCCGCTGCCCTTAGACAACCAGTTCACCCTCCTCTGTGAAACCACTACTCCCACTTCCACCTATAGTCTGGGAGCTAGGCCTGAGGCTGTAGGGAACCATAAGCAGCAGGAAGAAAAGGGAGCTGCTACAGCTGGCACATCAGCTGTGGTGCCAGTGCTGTCTCTTCTGGCCATCGCCTTCATCCTCACCGGAGTCCTCCTCTTTGTGCTATGCAAGAGGAGGAAGCAGTCAAAAGAGTACTCCTCAG ATTTGCAGCTTCAGTATACACTTGTGACACCAAACTCCAACACACCTGAGCCACGGATGGAAGCCTAA
- the Cxcl16 gene encoding C-X-C motif chemokine 16 isoform X2 has product MRPGWTPRPRALLLFLLSQLTLPGDGNEGSVFGSCPCDKKILSAPRPELMDHIRKYLKAYNHCPSYVRFHLHSQKVCGGSKEPWVQELMSCLDRKECGSAHKKRLTDQKHLPPTSTPIPEPTEAASPDKSTLAQTQHTQQSTLPPGPLPLDNQFTLLCETTTPTSTYSLGARPEAVGNHKQQEEKGAATAGTSAVVPVLSLLAIAFILTGVLLFVLCKRRKQSKEYSSDLQLQYTLVTPNSNTPEPRMEA; this is encoded by the exons ATGAGGCCGGGCTggacgccccggccccgcgcgcttCTGCTCTTCCTGCTGTCACAGCTGACTCTGCCAG GAGATGGCAACGAGGGCAGCGTCTTCGGAAGTTGTCCCTGCGATAAGAAGATCCTTTCTGCCCCTCGACCAGAGTTAATGGATCATATCCGAAAATACCTGAAAGCCTACAATCACTGTCCATCCTATGTCAG GTTCCACCTCCATTCCCAGAAAGTTTGTGGAGGCAGCaaagagccctgggttcaagaatTGATGAGCTGCTTAGATCGCAAAG AATGTGGAAGTGCTCATAAGAAGAGGCTGACTGACCAGAAGCATCTGCCTCCCACCAGCACCCCAATTCCTGAGCCCACAGAGGCAGCATCTCCAGATAAGAGCACTCTTGCCCAGACTCAGCATACTCAGCAGTCTACCCTCCCACCAGGGCCGCTGCCCTTAGACAACCAGTTCACCCTCCTCTGTGAAACCACTACTCCCACTTCCACCTATAGTCTGGGAGCTAGGCCTGAGGCTGTAGGGAACCATAAGCAGCAGGAAGAAAAGGGAGCTGCTACAGCTGGCACATCAGCTGTGGTGCCAGTGCTGTCTCTTCTGGCCATCGCCTTCATCCTCACCGGAGTCCTCCTCTTTGTGCTATGCAAGAGGAGGAAGCAGTCAAAAGAGTACTCCTCAG ATTTGCAGCTTCAGTATACACTTGTGACACCAAACTCCAACACACCTGAGCCACGGATGGAAGCCTAA
- the Zmynd15 gene encoding zinc finger MYND domain-containing protein 15, whose translation MEFVSGYRDEFLDFAALLFGWFRKFVAERGTVGTSLEGRWRQLEAQIRRLPQDPALWVLHVLPNRSVGISLGQGAEPGPGPGFGAARLLGDEPPLHLQDLSPYVSFISLEEGEEGEGEEEEDEEEMIGQEDRSGTEKVELLENGEPAPTSKEFPQEAKSTGEPEVAEQEAGGDDGCREDRGDNENASQKRKGQRSEAAPLHLSCLLLVTDEHGTILGIDLLIDGGQGSTGRGSGTENLAPRAYVLLCHSMACPMGSGDPRKPRQLTVGDAKLHRELETLVPRLGVKLAKTPMRTWGPRPGFTFASLRARTCHVCHRHSFEVKLTPCPQCSAVLYCGEACLQADWRRCPDDVSHRFWCPRLAAFMERAGELATLPFTYTAEVTSETFNKEAFLASRGLTRGYWTQLSMLIPGPGTPSHPWDSTPSLNLLLSGDPYQLLQGEGPALMPPVPLDPPRGLFGSWQDYYAWRGLSLDSPLAVLLTYPLTVYYVITHLVPQSFPELNIQNKQSLKIHVVEAGKEFDLIMVFWELLVLLPHVALELQFVGDGLPLESDQQHFTLQRDGHEVSVHSGSGISSRLCSGIKEKGGRRDLQIKVSARPYHMLQGPKPDLVIGFNSGFGLKDTWLSSLPRLQSLRVPAFFTESSEYGCVMDDQIMAVATGGGTSSPQPNPFRSPFRLRAADNCMPWYCNAFIFHLIYKAPQGNWARPAPGPAPPAPTPAAPPVPTRRRRAEKKTGRGARRRK comes from the exons ATGGAATTTGTATCTGGATACCGAGATGAGTTCCTTGATTTCGCTGCTCTCCTTTTTGGCTGGTTTCGCAAATTTGTGGCAGAGAGGGGGACTGtgggtaccagccttgagggcCGTTGGCGACAGCTGGAAGCTCAGATCAGAAGGCTGCCTCAAGATCCTGCCCTCTGGGTGCTCCATGTCTTGCCCAACCGTAGTGTGGGCATCAGCCTGGGGCAAGGGGCAGAGCCAGGTCCTGGACCAGGCTTTGGAGCTGCCAGGCTCCTGGGAGATGAGCCTCCACTACACCTGCAAGACCTGAGCCCCTATGTCAGCTTTATCAGcctagaggaaggagaggaaggggagggggaggaggaagaagatgaagaagaaatgatTGGACAGGAGGACCGTTCAGGGACAGAGAAGGTGGAACTTCTGGAGAATGGGGAACCAGCCCCTACCAGCAAGGAATTCCCTCAGGAGGCAAAGTCTACAGGGGAGCCAGAGGTGGCTGAGCAGGAGGCAGGTGGTGATGATGGCTGCAGAGAGGACAGAGGGGACAATGAAAATGCATCCCAGAAGAGGAAGGGACAGAGAAGTG AGGCTGCCCCTCTGCACCTTTCCTGCCTATTACTGGTGACCGATGAGCATGGCACCATTTTGGGCATTGATCTGCTAATAGATGGAGGTCAAGGGAGTACGGGCCGGGGCTCAGGAACTGAGAACCTGGCTCCTAGGGCCTATGTTCTCCTCTGCCACAGCATGGCCTGCCCCATGGGCTCTGGGGACCCTCGGAAGCCCAGACAGCTGACCGTGGGAGACGCCAAGCTGCATCG AGAACTGGAAACTCTGGTTCCAAGGCTGGGTGTGAAGTTAGCCAAGACTCCTATGCGGACCTGGGGTCCTCGGCCAGGCTTCACCTTTGCCTCCCTTCGGGCTCGAACCTGCCATGTTTGTCACAGGCACAGCTTTGAAGTGAAGTTGACACCCTG cccccagtgcagTGCTGTCTTGTACTGTGGAGAGGCTTGTCTCCAAGCTGATTGGCGGCGATGTCCAGATGATGTGAGCCACCGGTTTTGGTGTCCAAGGCTTGCAGCTTTTATGGAGCGAGCAGGGGAACTGGCAACTCTGCCTTTCACCTACACCGCAG AGGTAACCAGTGAAACCTTTAACAAGGAAGCCTTCCTGGCCTCTCGAGGCCTGACTCGTGGCTACTGGACCCAGCTCAGCATGCTGATTCCAGGGCCTGGTACTCCCAGTCACCCCTGGGACAGCACACCATCCCTCAACCTTCTTCTCAGTG GAGATCCTTACCAACTGCTCCAGGGAGAAGGGCCTGCCCTGATGCCTCCAGTGCCCCTAGATCCACCCAGGGGCCTTTTTG GGTCATGGCAGGATTACTATGCATGGCGTGGTCTCAGCCTTGACTCCCCTCTGGCTGTGCTTCTCACCTACCCACTGACTGTGTACTATGTCATCACCCATCTGGTGCCTCAGTCCT tccctgagctcaacaTCCAGAACAAGCAATCACTGAAGATCCATGTGGTGGAGGCTGGGAAGGAGTTTGACCTCATCATGGTATTCTGG GAGCTTTTGGTCTTGCTCCCCCATGTGGCTTTGGAGTTACAATTTGTGGGTGATGGCCTGCCCCTTGAGAGTGACCAGCAGCATTTCACCCTGCAGAGG GATGGCCATGAGGTGTCTGTCCATTCTGGTTCTGGGATATCCTCACGACTCTGCTCTGGGATTAAGGAGAAGGGAGGCCGCAGGGACTTGCAGATCAAGGTGTCAGCCAGACCCTACCACATGCTCCAGGGACCCAAGCCTGACCTAGTTATTG GATTTAATTCTGGCTTTGGTCTCAAGGATACCTGGCTGAGCTCTCTGCCCCGACTACAG TCCCTCCGGGTCCCAGCGTTCTTCACTGAGAGCAGTGAGTATGGCTGTGTGATGGATGACCAGATCATGGCAGTGGCCACAGGAGGGGGCACCAGCTCACCACAGCCCAACCCCTTCCGCTCCCCCTTCCGCCTCCGAGCGGCCGACAACTGCATGCCCTG GTACTGCAACGCCTTCATCTTCCACCTGATCTACAAGGCCCCACAAGGCAACTGGGCCCGTCctgcgcccggccccgcgcccccggcccccacTCCCGCGGCTCCCCCGGTACCCACTAGAAGGCGTCGAGCTGAAAAGAAAACTGGGCGTGGGGCCCGTCGGCGGAAATGA